In the Piscinibacter sp. XHJ-5 genome, one interval contains:
- a CDS encoding acetate--CoA ligase family protein — protein sequence MSKDKAKVRATLDAVKASGRSALTAPEGKLVCDAYGIAVPKEGVAKDAAGARELAASMGFPVVMKIVSPDILHKTEAGGVLVGLKSADEVARGFDTIVANAKKYKADATILGVQVQQMLQGGQEVIVGAVTDGSFGKLVAFGLGGVLVEVLKDVTFRLAPATEQDALSMLDGIQAAEMLKGVRGSEPVNREALARLIVGVSELVTDFPEITELDLNPVFASKNGAIAADVRIVVDFEPKTARHRPAEKDILASMTRIMSPKSLAVIGASSETGKIGNSVMKNLINGGYKGQIYPIHPSAEEILGYKAYKSVKDVPDEIDTAVFAIPAKFVAAALTECGEKNIAGAVLIPSGFAETGQHEMQEQLVAIGRKYNIRMMGPNIYGFYYTPANLCATFCTAYDVKGSTALSSQSGGIGMAIIGYSRSAKMGVSAIVGLGNKSDIDEDDLLIFFEQDPNTQVIAQHCEDLKDGRAFAEVARRVSKKKPVIMLKAGRTAAGARAASSHTGALAGNDKIYDDVLRQSGVIRAKTLRDLLDFSRGVPVLPTPKGENVVIITGAGGSGVLLSDACIDNKLTLMKMPDDLDKAFRKFIPPFGAAGNPVDITGGEPPQTYKNTVLLGLQEERIHALILGYWHTIITPPMTFAKLVVDARDEMRAKGIEKPIVASLAGDVQVEEAAEYLYQHGIPAYAYSTEIPVAVLGAKYQWARGAGLL from the coding sequence ATGAGCAAAGACAAAGCCAAGGTCCGGGCCACCCTGGACGCCGTCAAGGCGAGCGGCCGCAGCGCCCTCACCGCGCCCGAAGGCAAGCTCGTCTGCGATGCGTACGGCATCGCGGTGCCCAAGGAGGGCGTGGCGAAGGACGCTGCGGGTGCGCGTGAGCTCGCCGCCTCGATGGGCTTTCCGGTGGTGATGAAGATCGTCTCGCCCGACATCCTGCACAAGACCGAAGCCGGCGGCGTGCTGGTCGGCCTGAAGAGCGCCGACGAGGTCGCGCGCGGCTTCGACACGATCGTCGCCAACGCGAAGAAGTACAAGGCCGACGCGACCATCCTGGGCGTGCAGGTGCAGCAGATGCTGCAGGGCGGCCAGGAGGTGATCGTCGGCGCGGTCACCGACGGCAGCTTCGGCAAGCTGGTGGCCTTCGGCCTCGGCGGGGTGCTGGTGGAAGTGCTGAAGGACGTGACCTTCCGCCTCGCGCCTGCCACCGAGCAGGACGCCCTGTCGATGCTCGACGGCATCCAGGCGGCCGAGATGCTGAAGGGCGTTCGCGGCAGCGAGCCGGTCAACCGCGAGGCGCTGGCCAGGCTCATCGTCGGCGTGAGCGAGCTGGTGACCGACTTTCCCGAGATCACCGAGCTCGACCTCAATCCGGTGTTCGCGAGCAAGAACGGCGCGATCGCCGCCGACGTGCGCATCGTCGTCGACTTCGAGCCCAAGACGGCGCGTCACCGTCCGGCCGAGAAGGACATCCTCGCGTCGATGACCCGCATCATGAGCCCGAAGTCGCTGGCGGTCATCGGTGCCTCGTCCGAGACCGGCAAGATCGGCAACTCGGTGATGAAGAACCTCATCAACGGCGGCTACAAGGGGCAGATCTATCCGATCCATCCGAGCGCCGAGGAGATCCTCGGCTACAAGGCCTACAAGAGCGTGAAGGACGTGCCGGACGAGATCGACACCGCGGTGTTCGCCATCCCCGCGAAGTTCGTCGCGGCCGCGCTCACCGAATGCGGCGAGAAGAACATCGCCGGCGCGGTGCTCATACCTTCGGGCTTCGCCGAGACTGGCCAGCACGAGATGCAGGAGCAGCTCGTGGCCATCGGGCGCAAGTACAACATCCGCATGATGGGGCCCAACATCTACGGCTTCTACTACACGCCGGCCAACCTGTGCGCGACCTTCTGCACGGCATACGACGTGAAGGGCTCGACCGCGCTGTCCTCGCAGTCCGGCGGCATCGGGATGGCCATCATCGGCTACAGCCGCTCGGCCAAGATGGGCGTGTCGGCCATCGTGGGCCTGGGCAACAAGTCGGACATCGACGAGGACGACCTGCTCATCTTCTTCGAACAGGACCCGAACACCCAGGTCATCGCGCAGCACTGCGAGGACCTCAAGGATGGACGTGCCTTCGCCGAGGTGGCGCGGCGCGTGTCGAAGAAGAAGCCGGTGATCATGCTGAAGGCGGGTCGCACGGCTGCCGGCGCCCGCGCCGCCAGCTCGCACACCGGCGCGCTGGCCGGCAACGACAAGATCTACGACGACGTGCTGCGGCAATCGGGCGTGATCCGCGCGAAGACGCTGCGCGACCTGCTCGACTTCTCGCGCGGCGTGCCGGTGCTGCCCACGCCCAAGGGCGAGAACGTGGTCATCATCACCGGCGCCGGCGGTTCTGGCGTGCTGCTGTCCGATGCCTGCATCGACAACAAGCTCACGCTGATGAAGATGCCCGATGACCTCGACAAGGCGTTCCGCAAGTTCATCCCGCCGTTCGGCGCGGCCGGCAACCCGGTGGACATCACCGGAGGCGAGCCGCCGCAGACCTACAAGAACACGGTGCTGCTGGGCCTGCAGGAAGAGCGCATCCATGCGCTGATCCTCGGCTACTGGCACACCATCATCACGCCCCCCATGACGTTCGCGAAGCTGGTGGTCGATGCCCGCGACGAGATGCGCGCCAAGGGGATCGAGAAGCCCATCGTCGCGTCGCTCGCCGGCGACGTGCAGGTGGAGGAGGCCGCGGAGTACCTGTACCAGCACGGCATCCCCGCGTATGCGTACTCGACGGAGATCCCGGTGGCGGTGCTGGGGGCGAAATACCAATGGGCACGAGGGGCGGGCCTGCTGTGA
- a CDS encoding NADH-ubiquinone oxidoreductase-F iron-sulfur binding region domain-containing protein, whose translation MSHPVIPIVAAQPPTRQRKRAAPRGRRVDPAVLAQVQALLGSASRRRDLLIEHLHRIQDHLGHLPASHLAALAQEMGLAQTEVFEVASFYHHFDIVKEGEAAPAALTVRVCDGLSCEIAGARELLDRLPALLGRDVRVLAAPCIGRCEQAPAAVVGQNPIRHASCDAIVTAVHSKATRHEPEPFITLEEYRAHGGYELLRACLLDERDAESVIKTLEDSGLRGLGGAGFPAGRKWRIVRGEPAPRLMAVNIDEGEPGTFKDRVLLERDPHRFLEGMLIAAWAVGIDRIYVYLRDEYHGCREMLAAEIGRLHEVAPRPLPQVFLRRGAGAYICGEESAMIESIEGKRGMPRLRPPYVAQVGLFGRPTLEHNFETLFWVRELVEKGGAWFASHGRHGRKGLRSFSVSGRVKQPGVKLAPAGITIQELIDEHCGGMLDGHCFYAYLPGGASGGILPATMNRIPLDFDTLQPYGCFIGSAAVIVLSDQDSAVGAARNLMRFFEHESCGQCTPCRSGTAKASALIARPEWDLDLLQDLSTVMRDASICGLGQAAPNPVDCVIRYFPHELSPP comes from the coding sequence ATGAGCCATCCCGTCATTCCCATCGTCGCGGCGCAACCGCCCACCCGGCAGCGCAAGCGCGCGGCGCCGCGCGGCCGCCGCGTCGATCCGGCGGTGCTTGCGCAGGTGCAGGCGCTGCTCGGCAGCGCATCGCGACGGCGCGACCTGCTGATCGAGCACCTGCACCGCATCCAGGACCACCTCGGGCACCTGCCGGCCTCGCACCTGGCGGCGCTGGCGCAGGAGATGGGACTGGCGCAGACCGAGGTGTTCGAGGTCGCGAGCTTCTACCACCACTTCGACATCGTGAAGGAAGGCGAGGCCGCGCCCGCCGCGCTGACGGTGCGCGTCTGCGACGGCCTCTCGTGCGAGATCGCCGGCGCGCGCGAGCTGCTCGACAGGCTGCCGGCGCTGCTGGGTCGGGACGTGCGCGTTCTGGCCGCGCCGTGCATCGGCCGCTGCGAGCAGGCGCCGGCGGCCGTGGTGGGACAGAACCCGATCCGCCACGCGAGCTGCGATGCCATCGTGACGGCCGTGCACTCGAAGGCCACGCGTCACGAGCCCGAGCCGTTCATCACGCTGGAGGAATACCGCGCGCACGGCGGCTACGAGCTGCTGCGGGCCTGCCTGTTGGACGAGCGCGACGCCGAGTCGGTGATCAAGACACTCGAGGACTCCGGCCTGCGCGGCCTGGGCGGCGCGGGCTTTCCCGCCGGGCGCAAGTGGCGCATCGTGCGCGGCGAGCCGGCGCCGCGCCTGATGGCCGTCAACATCGACGAGGGCGAGCCCGGCACGTTCAAGGACCGCGTGCTGCTGGAGCGCGACCCGCATCGCTTTCTCGAGGGGATGCTGATTGCCGCGTGGGCGGTCGGCATCGACCGCATCTACGTCTACCTGCGCGACGAATACCACGGCTGCCGCGAGATGCTGGCCGCCGAGATCGGCCGGCTCCACGAGGTGGCGCCGCGCCCGCTGCCGCAGGTGTTCCTGCGCCGAGGCGCGGGTGCCTACATCTGCGGCGAAGAGTCCGCGATGATCGAATCGATCGAAGGCAAGCGCGGCATGCCGCGCCTGCGCCCGCCCTACGTCGCGCAGGTGGGCCTGTTCGGCCGGCCCACGCTGGAGCACAACTTCGAGACGCTGTTCTGGGTGCGCGAGCTGGTGGAAAAAGGCGGCGCCTGGTTCGCCTCGCACGGCCGTCACGGGCGCAAGGGCCTGCGATCGTTCTCGGTGTCGGGCCGCGTCAAGCAGCCCGGCGTGAAGCTCGCGCCGGCCGGCATCACGATCCAGGAGCTCATCGACGAGCACTGCGGCGGCATGCTGGACGGCCACTGCTTCTACGCCTACCTGCCGGGCGGCGCGTCGGGCGGCATCCTGCCCGCAACGATGAACCGCATCCCGCTCGACTTCGACACCTTGCAGCCGTACGGCTGCTTCATCGGCTCGGCCGCGGTGATCGTGCTGTCCGACCAGGACAGCGCGGTCGGCGCGGCACGCAACCTGATGCGCTTCTTCGAGCACGAGTCGTGCGGCCAATGCACGCCGTGCCGCAGCGGCACCGCCAAGGCGTCGGCCCTGATCGCACGGCCCGAGTGGGACCTCGACCTGCTGCAGGACCTGTCCACCGTCATGCGCGACGCCTCGATCTGCGGGCTGGGGCAGGCCGCA